The sequence below is a genomic window from Coffea arabica cultivar ET-39 chromosome 4c, Coffea Arabica ET-39 HiFi, whole genome shotgun sequence.
AGTGCAACTAGCAGTGTCAATAACAGCTCGTAATGTGCACAGTTTTTCTTGTAATTGACCTGTATATGAATTTTTAGAGTCCCTCGAAAGTTTTAGATACTTCGAAAAGCTCCTCGCTATGAATATTTTCACCTTTCTAAGGAAAACACTAGATTCATGCATGCTAAAAACATAATTAACACTAGATTCAAACAATTTCTGCTAGCTTGTTTTCAGTTGCTTCTATTCCTCTTGAAAAATGATTTTGGAAAGTTCAGATCCTGCAATCCAATTGAAGTGACTAGGCAAGCGTTGAATCGGTCATATTAAGTCGATTATTTTACTGAGACATCTCCGGGCTCAGTCTTTCCTATTGCTGGATACTTTATTTTGCAGTGCATTTTATTATAGTCGTTTCAATGTTGCAGATGTAAACGTTGAAAGAGAGTTCATTTTCTTGACCTTATAAGAATTAGACAACACGTCAGATTGTTAAAATGGGATGCTACTAAAACAATTGATTAGAGGAACTAAAGTGAACATCATCAATACAATCACTTAAGGTCGATGTCGCGGGCTCCTCAGAAGTCTTACTACTCATGTGGTCTGTTAATTTGTTGTTTGGCTTTATTTCTTCAgccttctcttctttttctttaattcttgcaGAGCCAatatcatttcttcttcttttccctccCTATAAATAGGGCTGCTACGGTGTGCCCCCACAAATTAGCATTATAAATCTTTCGACTTTTGAGTTTgtctttaattttcctttttttccaaaCTTCATATCATTAGACTCTGCTCAATAATGATCACCCAAGCTCTAAAGCCATCTACGCTTTCACTTCTTGGACTGATCCTGCTTATTTTCACTATATCAGCAGGTCAATATCCATCTCTTTCAagtttcaatatatatatatatatatatatatatatatatatagatatgtaTATGTATTTGGTCCGAGCATGATTGCATGAATTTATGTCTGCGAGAAAGCCTAATAGTTATCATTTTTTGGTTTCTTGTTTTCTGGTAGAAAATGATAGAAATATTCAAAACTTTGTACATGAAAATATTCATTTGGTGATATGATGAATGAGTTCACATTTATATGGCTAGTGATGCTCAAATTAATGATAGCAACTGCATTTGACACCAACATACGTCTATACATGATCTTTCTTATGCAGGAGCACTGCCAATAGGTGTCTGCTATGGGCTGAATGGTAACAATTTACCTTCAAAACAGGATGCTATAAATCTATACAAGGAAAAAGGCATCACAAAAATGAGAATTTATTCCCCAGTACCAGAAGTTCTCAATGCTCTAAGAGGGAGCAACATAGAACTCCTCGTCGATGTATCATTCGAAGATATTAAACCACTTGCAACAGATGCTTCAGTAGCTCCTATCTGGATTCACAACAATATACAAACCTATTGGCCTGATGTCAAGTTCAGATACATAGCTGTAGGTAATGAAGTGAACCCTGAATCTGAATATGCTCCATTCATCGGTCCTGCCATCGAAAACTTGCACAATGCAATTGTAGCAGCAGGTCTACAGGACCAAATCAAGGTCTCAACTTCAACATATCCTCCTCTTTTAGGTGCATCCAACCCTCCATCACAAGGTTCATTCAGCGATGTTGCCAAACCATTCATCAAACCTATTATTGATCTCCTAGTCGGACACAATGCACCATTGCTTGTCAATATATACCCTTACTTTACCTATCTTGGTAATCAAGGCAACGGAGAGCTTGATTATGCATTATTCAGGTCACCTGGAGTTGTTGTTCAAGACGGTTCATTGGGGTATGAAAACCTTTATGATGCAATGTTGGATGCTTTTTACTGGGCTCTGGAGAAAGAAGGTGGAAATACTGTCGAGATTGTTGTGTCAGAGACTGGCTGGCCATCTGAGGGAAGTTCTGCTTCTTCAGTGGAAAATGCTGGAACTTACTACAAAAATTTGATTAATCACGTGAAGGGAGGATCAGGGACTCCGAGGAGGCCTGGAAAGGCCATAGAGACTTATTTGTTTGCCATGTTTGATGAAAATGAGAAAACAGGAGATGAGACTGAGAAACATTTTGGCCTTTTCACTCCAAACAAGCAGCCCAAATATGCAGTTAGTTTCACCTAATTGGTTATTGATCTATATCTGATCTTAACTAAATGTGCGATGTTTGACCTATATTTTGGTTTGTATCTTTCGATGACAAGAGGGGAAAGATTATAATAACGAAGTTAAACCAAGCTCTTctcattttctaaattttatataagttcttttggattcaaattttatagAAGTTCTTTTGGTTTAATATCTTTCTTTTTCGGCAAGCTTGCATTTAATTTTTCAATGGGAAGAGAGGAAAGAGTGTAATAATGAAGTTAAACCAAGCTCTTCTCAGTTTCTAAATTTTATagaagttcttcaaattttgtatcTTTCTTTCTCAGCAAGTTTGTACTTAATTTTATACCGTCTTGCTCTTAATACCTCTTGTTCGTCGAGAATTTGAATAGGGCTTTGAATAAGAATCGACTATAGATTTTAGTGAACTCAATAAAGAATCTTTAAAGATTATTCATGAATCTTTAATTCCTGTGATGTTTTCGTTCTAGTTTGTATTAACTATATTATTGTTATGGAATGTATTCTTCAAGTCTTAcactctctctatatatattttttaaacattaatctttcctacactggtAATGTATATAGTATCAGAGTTGAATAAATGAcaactatacaaaatttaaatttaaaattcaatttttgcacatACATCATGGATCCCAACGATGATAGCGTTACACTGtgaatgtatataagatttactcttcttTTTAATCGTATAATTTCTCAATTCATAGGCGAGCTTGAAAGTCTTGAAATTTACATGTAATATTAACTTTACATTTTTCTCTTTGAAGTTCCTAGCTACAAATAGGAAGCCGCGGAAGTTTATGAGAACAATTTCATATTGTACTCTTTAACTATGCAAGTAAAAATTGTATTCAAGTGTTAAACTGAAGTCTTGCATTAACACTCACAGAGGCACACctccttaatttatttatttatttttttttttgtcagcaacgatGCATTTGTATAATCTATTCTATTCTAATTTATAGGGGAGGAGAAACCTAAAGAAGCTGTGGTAGGGGGCTAGTGGGTATACAGATCCAACTAGACCAAGAGAGTGCTATTGCACAActcttagatttttttcgctgcAGATGAGATTTGAACCCTTACCTACAATCCAAGAAAGGATTTAAGCCCCTccctggtggccactgagccattggcccTGTGGTTGATAAATCCTTAATTACCACAAAAGCATTTTAATTAAACATAATGTCTTGTGCTTGTGCTTGTGGAATTAGTGACACTTAAGCAAAAATTTCAAACTTCTGTGGCGCAATTCGTTAgcaaatttcttattttcacGAGGAGAGGGTGGGAGGGAAGAAGCAAGAAATGGAGGGGAAATGAGATGGCAAAAATCGAAATCTCCTAAAACTATAAAAATCTCA
It includes:
- the LOC140004881 gene encoding glucan endo-1,3-beta-glucosidase-like — translated: MITQALKPSTLSLLGLILLIFTISAGALPIGVCYGLNGNNLPSKQDAINLYKEKGITKMRIYSPVPEVLNALRGSNIELLVDVSFEDIKPLATDASVAPIWIHNNIQTYWPDVKFRYIAVGNEVNPESEYAPFIGPAIENLHNAIVAAGLQDQIKVSTSTYPPLLGASNPPSQGSFSDVAKPFIKPIIDLLVGHNAPLLVNIYPYFTYLGNQGNGELDYALFRSPGVVVQDGSLGYENLYDAMLDAFYWALEKEGGNTVEIVVSETGWPSEGSSASSVENAGTYYKNLINHVKGGSGTPRRPGKAIETYLFAMFDENEKTGDETEKHFGLFTPNKQPKYAVSFT